One Vigna unguiculata cultivar IT97K-499-35 chromosome 11, ASM411807v1, whole genome shotgun sequence DNA window includes the following coding sequences:
- the LOC114169499 gene encoding OTU domain-containing protein 5, translating into MTRVLVQRGSSGGGSSSNANRTGGSSTNPSARAEAQVFVSPENTDEVVVVVPDDVLESGDKGKSEESVHFEQGEGSCDDDVTTAAAAVVESDVREEFVKGLSGLRVGERVVAESEGANGDSSSLPVGGGSCPPPPPVPPPKPSLAGNLNARRSVAGSLISASVGSSRRTSAWPVVPARTSPAGSRPSSPRSHNESEGYNSADEQKPCLVSSYDDFERERQFEIDIRRAKGYEVKKMMEDGNCLFRAVADQVYGDSELYDLVRQMCIDYMEQERDHFSQFITEGFTSYCKRKRRDKVYGNNVEIQAMCEMYNRPIHIYSYSIEPINIFHGSYNTDTPPIRLSYHHGNHYNSLVDPRRLTIGAGLGFSSLRGTNVDKDQVKAAIKSQQDEQINNALLAEGRFYSDLELTEKEIERMVIEVSRAEYLSDSSTFKQQLGDRESSTSNAEPSSSGARSSGTGRKTTEDGKEHGCDLSSGMQILLSMGFTYIQAIEAYSIFGDDVDSMVCYLLETGSSSRRKGKATE; encoded by the exons ATGACTCGTGTGTTGGTTCAGAGGGGTTCTTCCGGCGGTGGTTCTTCTTCTAACGCCAACCGGACTGGTGGCTCTTCTACCAATCCCTCGGCGCGCGCAGAGGCGCAGGTTTTCGTCTCGCCGGAGAATACCGAtgaggttgttgttgttgtgccGGATGACGTTTTGGAGAGTGGCGATAAGGGGAAGAGTGAGGAGAGTGTTCATTTTGAACAGGGTGAGGGGTCGTGTGATGATGACGTGACTACAGCTGCTGCTGCTGTTGTTGAGAGTGATGTAAGGGAGGAGTTTGTGAAGGGGTTAAGTGGACTGAGAGTGGGTGAAAGGGTTGTTGCAGAGAGTGAGGGTGCGAATGGGGATTCTTCTTCCCTACCTGTTGGTGGTGGTTCGTGTCCCCCGCCACCTCCGGTGCCGCCTCCCAAGCCTTCTTTGGCGGGGAACTTGAATGCAAGGAGGAGTGTGGCCGGGAGTTTGATTTCGGCTAGTGTGGGATCGTCGAGGAGAACATCTGCATGGCCAGTTGTTCCGGCCAGGACTTCGCCTGCTGGGTCTAGGCCGTCTTCTCCCAGGTCACATAATGAAAGTGAGGGGTACAATAGTGCTGATGAACAGAAGCCTTGCCTGGTTTCGTCTTATGATGATTTT GAAAGGGAGCGGCAATTTGAAATTGATATCAGAAGGGCAAAAGGTtatgaagtaaaaaaaatgatggaggATGGAAATTGTCTTTTCCGAGCTGTTGCAGATCAGGTGTATGGGGACTCCGAACTGTATGATTTGGTCAGACAGATGTGCATAGATTATATG GAGCAAGAGAGAGATCACTTTTCTCAGTTTATAACTGAAGGGTTCACATCTTACtgcaagagaaaaagaagagataaG GTTTATGGAAACAATGTTGAGATCCAAGCCATGTGCGAAATGTATAATCGACCAATCCACATATACTCCTACAGCATAG AACCTATCAATATCTTTCATGGAAGCTACAACACTGACACACCGCCAATTCGATTGAGTTATCATCATGGAAATCATTACAACTCCCTTGTTGACCCACGGCGCTTGACAATTGGTGCTGGTCTTGGGTTCAGCAGTCTTCGTGGA ACAAATGTTGACAAAGATCAAGTCAAGGCTGCTATTAAATCTCAACAGGACGAACAGATCAATAAC GCACTTTTAGCCGAGGGTCGGTTTTACTCTGATCTTGAGCTGACAGAAAAGGAAATTGAACGCATGGTGATAGAAGTTTCTCGAGCAGAGTACCTTTCAGATAGTAGTACATTTAAGCAACAACTTGGTGACAGAGAGTCCTCTACCTCAAACGCTGAACCATCGTCTTCTGGAGCAA GATCATCAGGCACTGGTCGGAAAACGACAGAAGATGGAAAAGAGCATGGTTGTGATCTGAGCAGTGGGATGCAAATTTTACTGTCGATGGGATTCACATACATCCAAGCGATTGAAGCTTACAGCATATTTGGGGACGATGTTGATTCCATGGTTTGTTACCTCTTAGAAACTGGCAGTAGCAGCAGACGCAAGGGCAAGGCCACTGAATGA
- the LOC114168496 gene encoding mitochondrial fission protein ELM1-like yields MRRIQLPEPPSPTARRGTPDIFESGVHTFVRRAVVIGNGFAASENQSIGLVRALGLADKHVLYRVTRPKGGINEWLQWLPVSLHKKIDYIVRMIQGYSQLTLKSQEKKVMPLPSENGVSAGLLAVLEADAKQIVNFARETYEKEGPLLVVACGRDTISTASSIKRLASENVFVVQIQHPRSLLNRFDMVITPKHDYYPLTPEGQKQIPRFLRSWITPRDPPDSHVVLTMGALHQVDFSSIRSAAATWHDEFSHVPRPLLVVNIGGPTRNCRYGVDLAKQLAVSLVSVLASCGSVRISFSERTPEKVSNIIVKELGNNPKVYICDGQGPDLHMGHLAWADSFVVTADSVSMISEACSTGKPVYVMGVERCRWKFNEFHKSLKEMGVVRPFTGSEDISESWSYPPLSDTADAAKKVHEALAARGWKLKV; encoded by the exons ATGAGACGAATTCAGCTTCCGGAGCCGCCGAGCCCTACTGCCCGGAGAGGAACTCCAGACATATTCGAGTCTGGAGTTCACACGTTCGTGCGACGCGCCGTCGTAATCGGCAACGGCTTCGCCGCATCGGAGAATCAGAGCATCGGATTGGTTCGTGCCCTTGGCCTCGCCGATAAGCACGTCTTATAT CGTGTTACCAGACCAAAAGGGGGAATTAATGAGTGGCTTCAATGGCTTCCAGTCTCGCtccataaaaaaatagattatataGTAAGAATGATTCAAGGTTATTCTCAGCTTACGTTGAAATCTCAGGAAAAGAAGGTTATGCCTTTACCTTCAGAAAATGGTGTCAGTGCAGGCTTGTTAGCTGTCTTGGAAGCTGATGCAAAGCAGATAGTTAATTTTGCTCGTGAAACTTATGAGAA GGAGGGACCATTGTTGGTTGTTGCATGTGGAAGAGACACCATTTCTACTGCAAGTTCCATAAAACGCTTAGCATCTGAGAATGTTTTTGTCGTTCAG ATACAACATCCAAGGTCACTTTTGAATAGGTTTGACATGGTAATTACACCTAAGCATGATTATTATCCTTTGACTCCAGAAGGACAAAAACAAATTCCTCGGTTTCTTCGAAGTTGGATAACTCCACGTGATCCTCCAGATAGTCATGTG GTTCTTACTATGGGGGCGTTACATCAAGTAGATTTCAGTTCAATACGTAGTGCTGCTGCTACTTGGCATGACGAGTTTTCACATGTTCCGAGGCCCTTGCTTGTGGTTAACATCGGAGGACCAACAA GGAACTGTCGATATGGTGTAGACCTTGCCAAGCAGTTAGCAGTTTCTTTGGTCAGTGTTCTAGCTAGTTGTGGCAGTGTTAGGATATCCTTTTCGGAGAGGACACCAGAGAAG GTGTCCAATATCATAGTAAAAGAACTTGGGAATAACCCAAAAGTTTATATTTGTGATGGGCAAG GACCTGACCTGCACATGGGCCATTTAGCTTGGGCAGACTCATTTGTTGTCACTGCAGATTCCGTTAGCATGATAAGTGAAGCTTGCAGCACTGG GAAGCCTGTTTATGTAATGGGCGTTGAGCGATGCAGATGGAAGTTCAATGAATTTCACAAATCTTTGAAAGAGATGGGAGTTGTTCGTCCTTTTACAGGTTCCGAGGAT ATATCAGAAAGTTGGAGTTATCCACCCCTTTCCGATACTGCTGATGCCGCCAAAAAGGTTCATGAAGCGCTTGCTGCCCGAGGGTGGAAATTGAAGGTATAG
- the LOC114168132 gene encoding vesicle-associated membrane protein 714, with amino-acid sequence MAIFYALVARGTVVLAEFSAVTGNTGAVARRILEKLPAESDSRLCFSQDRYIFHILRSDGITYVCMANDTFGRRVPFSYLEDIQMRFMKNYSRVANYAPAYAMNDEFSRVLHQQMEFFSSNQSADTLNRVRGEVGEIRTIMVDNIEKILERGDRIELLVDKTATMQDSAFHFRKQSKRLRRALWMKNFKLLALLTFLIVVVLYLIIAACCGGISLPSCRS; translated from the exons ATGGCGATATTCTACGCCTTGGTGGCCAGAGGCACGGTAGTGCTGGCGGAGTTCAGCGCCGTCACCGGTAACACCGGCGCTGTCGCTCGCCGCATCCTTGAGAAGCTTCCGGCGGAGTCCGACTCCAGGCTCTGCTTCTCTCAGGATCGCTACATCTTTCACATACTCCGATCCGACGGCATCACCTACGTCTGTATGGCCAACGACACCTTCGGAA GGAGAGTTCCTTTCTCATACTTGGAAGATATCCAAATGAGGTTTATGAAGAACTACAGTAGAGTCGCTAATTATGCACCAGCTTATGCTATGAATGATGAGTTTTCAAGGGTTTTGCATCAGCAAATGGAATTCTTTTCCAGTAATCAGAGTGCCGATACCCTCAATCGTGTGAGGGGTGAAGTTGGTGAG ATACGCACTATCATGGTGGACAACATTGAAAAAATATTGGAGAGAGGTGACCGGATTGAGCTTCTTGTTGATAAGACAGCAACAATGCAAGACAGTGCATTTCACTTTAGGAAACAGTCGAAGCGCCTTCGAAGAGCTCTTTGgatgaaaaattttaaactacT GGCCTTATTGACATTCttgattgttgttgttctttATTTAATAATCGCGGCTTGTTGTGGAGGCATCTCTTTACCGTCCTGCAGATCCTAA
- the LOC114169023 gene encoding NAC domain-containing protein 90-like — protein MEDHHPPGFRFFPTEEELVGFYLRNKLDGSINAAAAAIDRVIPVVDINSLEPWNLPTLAGELCRGDTEQWFFFSPGQEREARGGRPSRTTSCGYWKATGSPGYVYSSDNRVIGVKKSMVFYKGKAPMGRKTKWKMNEYRAISVPHQSNPVTPQLRCEFSLYRVYIVSGSFRAFDRRPSESGGTESRVHQSSSSQVSHLLELSQLSQLPEGGGDSSSTNWNEEQLQEPSWELDWEHFNWV, from the exons ATGGAAGACCATCATCCACCTGGGTTTCGCTTCTTCCCAACAGAAGAAGAGCTTGTTGGCTTCTACCTACGAAATAAGCTCGATGGTTCAATAAATGCTGCCGCCGCCGCCATTGATAGAGTTATACCAGTTGTTGATATCAATTCCCTGGAACCATGGAACCTCCCAA CACTTGCTGGGGAGCTATGTCGTGGGGATACAGAGCAATGGTTTTTCTTTTCACCTGGGCAAGAGAGAGAAGCGAGAGGAGGGAGACCAAGCAGAACCACATCGTGTGGGTACTGGAAAGCCACTGGTTCACCTGGCTATGTTTATTCTTCTGATAACAGAGTCATTGGGGTGAAGAAATCCATGGTGTTCTACAAAGGAAAAGCTCCTATGGGAAGAAAAACCAAATGGAAGATGAATGAGTACAGAGCCATCTCAGTCCCTCACCAATCCAACCCTGTCACCCCTCAG TTGAGATGCGAATTCAGCTTATATCGGGTGTACATCGTATCTGGAAGCTTTCGAGCATTTGATCGACGTCCATCGGAGAGTGGAGGAACAGAGTCACGTGTTCATCAGAGTTCTTCATCTCAGGTTTCTCACTTGCTGGAACTTTCTCAGCTTTCTCAGCTCCCAGAAGGTGGAGGAGATTCAAGTAGCACGAACTGGAACGAGGAACAGCTTCAAGAACCGTCGTGGGAATTGGATTGGGAACACTTCAATTGGGTCTGA
- the LOC114168963 gene encoding uncharacterized protein LOC114168963: protein MATLQVITVLLLVFALAQIQPSTSQTLQGKVSCVDCTLNYPLSDVKVSVKCDGVRKLVVATTENDGSFKANLPSDKKNCFAKVLGGPVQLYASGKEQISQIIKGKEYNRYTISTPLSFRTSCPQRTNCKSGKQVGSSKTVDLPLPPEWGLAPSSYYVPFFPIIGIP, encoded by the exons ATGGCCACTCTTCAAGTTATCACAGTTCTTCTCCTTGTGTTTGCCCTAGCTCAAATTCAACCCTCAACATCTCAAACGCTACAGGGCAAAGTCTCATGCGTTGACTGCACTCTTAACTATCCCTTATCTG ATGTTAAGGTTTCAGTGAAGTGTGATGGTGTGAGAAAACTGGTTGTGGCGACTACAGAAAATGATGGCTCCTTCAAAGCTAACCTTCCTTCAGACAAAAAGAATTGCTTTGCAAAAGTCCTGGGTGGACCGGTTCAGCTTTATGCCTCAGGGAAGGAGCAGATATCCCAGATTATTAAGGGCAAAGAGTATAACAGGTACACCATCTCCACCCCTCTGAGTTTCAGAACATCGTGCCCCCAAAGAACAAACTGCAAGAGTGGGAAACAGGTTGGTTCATCCAAAACTGTGGATCTTCCTCTTCCTCCGGAGTGGGGTTTGGCACCAAGTAGCTACTATGTTCCTTTCTTCCCTATCATTGGAATACCTTGA